One region of Drosophila kikkawai strain 14028-0561.14 chromosome 2R, DkikHiC1v2, whole genome shotgun sequence genomic DNA includes:
- the Aldh-III gene encoding aldehyde dehydrogenase, dimeric NADP-preferring isoform X2: MKDKNAINPAPEASGGQVNANDGDRSATTVINIEPETESQDIGIFAASQQQQQPQQDLSESDRMANFDDTLQRARLAFSSGKTRNVNFRRKQLENLLRCYEEHENEIISALEADLRRPKQESLIVETEFMKNDIKHILFHLDEWIQADKPSKPFVNLMDDVQIYNDPFGVVLVIGAWNYPLQLLLVPVASAIAAGNCVVIKPSEIAANCAKFIADVIPKYLDNDCYPVVCGGPTETAELLNQRFDYIFYTGSTRVGKIIHAAANKHLTPTTLELGGKSPCYIDKSVELRTAVKRILWGKLINCGQTCIAPDYILCSKEVQDKFIAEAKDVLKEWYGDNIQSSPDLSRIINANNFQRLLGLMKSGRVAVGGKYDASERFIEPTILVDVKANDPIMEEEIFGPILPIFTVESAYDAIKFINARESPLVLYIFTSETEVQNLFINGTQSGGLCVNDTIMHYAVDVLPFGGVGMSGMGSYHGKYGFDTFTHKKSCLGKDLSAFGEKLASARYPPYSDRKGSLLSFLLRKRRPLPNLHLSHVLALGLGVGLTVLANFYMQVRKGKLSR, encoded by the exons AACCAGAAACTGAAAGTCAAGACATTGGAATCTTCGCAGCatctcagcagcagcagcaaccacagcAAGATCTATCCGAATCCGACAGAATGGCCAATTTCGACGAT ACGTTGCAACGCGCCCGCCTAGCTTTTTCCAGTGGAAAGACCAGGAACGTCAACTTTCG ACGCAAGCAGCTGGAGAATCTTTTGCGTTGCTATGAGGAGCATGAGAATGAGATTATCAGCGCCTTGGAGGCGGATCTCCGGCGTCCCAAGCAGGAGAGTCTCATTGTGGAGACCGAGTTCATGAAGAACGACATCAAGCACATTCTTTTTCATCTAGATGAATGGATTCAGGCCGATAAG cCCTCCAAGCCGTTTGTGAACCTGATGGATGATGTACAAATCTACAATGATCCCTTTGGCGTGGTCTTGGTAATTGGTGCCTGGAACTATCCGCTGCAGTTGCTCCTGGTGCCGGTGGCCTCCGCCATAGCGGCCGGAAATTGTGTGGTGATCAAGCCCAGCGAGATTGCCGCCAACTGCGCCAAGTTCATTGCCGATGTCATTCCAAAATATTTGGATAAT gACTGCTATCCAGTTGTTTGCGGTGGACCCACTGAGACCGCTGAGCTGCTCAACCAGCGCTTTGACTACATCTTCTACACGGGCTCCACGCGCGTGGGCAAGATCATCCATGCGGCGGCCAACAAGCACTTGACCCCCACTACCTTGGAGCTGGGTGGCAAGAG TCCCTGTTACATTGACAAGTCTGTAGAGCTGCGCACAGCCGTCAAGCGTATCCTGTGGGGCAAGCTCATCAACTGCGGCCAGACCTGCATTGCTCCCGACTACATTCTCTGCTCCAAGGAAGTACAGGACAAGTTTATTGCCGAGGCCAAGGATGTGCTGAAGGAGTGGTATGGCGACAATATCCAAAGCAGTCCGGATCTCAGTCGCATAATCAATGCCAATAACTTTCA ACGGTTGCTTGGTTTGATGAAGTCGGGACGCGTTGCTGTAGGCGGCAAATACGATGCCAGTGAGCGTTTCATTGAGCCCACCATTCTGGTGGACGTTAAAGCCAATGATCCCATTATGGAGGAAGAAATCTTTGGCCCCATCTTGCCTATTTTCACCGTGGAGAGTGCCTACGATGCCATTAAGTTCATCAATGCCAG AGAGAGTCCACTTGTCCTGTATATTTTCACATCGGAAACAGAGGTACAGAATCTGTTCATAAACGGCACACAGTCGGGCGGACTGTGCGTGAACGATACGATAATGCACTATGCCG TTGATGTTTTGCCCTTTGGAGGCGTGGGCATGAGCGGTATGGGCAGTTATCATGGCAAATATGGCTTCGATACCTTCACACACAAGAAATCTTGCCTGGGCAAGGATCTATCGGCCTTTGGCGAGAAGCTGGCATC GGCACGTTATCCTCCCTACTCGGACCGCAAGGGATCACTGCTCTCGTTCCTGCTGCGCAAGCGCCGTCCGCTGCCCAACCTGCACTTGAGTCACGTTTTGGCCCTGGGCTTGGGCGTTGGTCTGACGGTTCTGGCCAACTTCTACATGCAGGTAAGAAAG GGCAAGCTGTCGCGCTAG
- the Aldh-III gene encoding aldehyde dehydrogenase, dimeric NADP-preferring isoform X1 has product MKDKNAINPAPEASGGQVNANDGDRSATTVINIEPETESQDIGIFAASQQQQQPQQDLSESDRMANFDDTLQRARLAFSSGKTRNVNFRRKQLENLLRCYEEHENEIISALEADLRRPKQESLIVETEFMKNDIKHILFHLDEWIQADKPSKPFVNLMDDVQIYNDPFGVVLVIGAWNYPLQLLLVPVASAIAAGNCVVIKPSEIAANCAKFIADVIPKYLDNDCYPVVCGGPTETAELLNQRFDYIFYTGSTRVGKIIHAAANKHLTPTTLELGGKSPCYIDKSVELRTAVKRILWGKLINCGQTCIAPDYILCSKEVQDKFIAEAKDVLKEWYGDNIQSSPDLSRIINANNFQRLLGLMKSGRVAVGGKYDASERFIEPTILVDVKANDPIMEEEIFGPILPIFTVESAYDAIKFINAREKPLVIYVFSNSNKLVKEFRTNTTSGGFCSNETIMHCGVDVLPFGGVGMSGMGSYHGKYGFDTFTHKKSCLGKDLSAFGEKLASARYPPYSDRKGSLLSFLLRKRRPLPNLHLSHVLALGLGVGLTVLANFYMQVRKGKLSR; this is encoded by the exons AACCAGAAACTGAAAGTCAAGACATTGGAATCTTCGCAGCatctcagcagcagcagcaaccacagcAAGATCTATCCGAATCCGACAGAATGGCCAATTTCGACGAT ACGTTGCAACGCGCCCGCCTAGCTTTTTCCAGTGGAAAGACCAGGAACGTCAACTTTCG ACGCAAGCAGCTGGAGAATCTTTTGCGTTGCTATGAGGAGCATGAGAATGAGATTATCAGCGCCTTGGAGGCGGATCTCCGGCGTCCCAAGCAGGAGAGTCTCATTGTGGAGACCGAGTTCATGAAGAACGACATCAAGCACATTCTTTTTCATCTAGATGAATGGATTCAGGCCGATAAG cCCTCCAAGCCGTTTGTGAACCTGATGGATGATGTACAAATCTACAATGATCCCTTTGGCGTGGTCTTGGTAATTGGTGCCTGGAACTATCCGCTGCAGTTGCTCCTGGTGCCGGTGGCCTCCGCCATAGCGGCCGGAAATTGTGTGGTGATCAAGCCCAGCGAGATTGCCGCCAACTGCGCCAAGTTCATTGCCGATGTCATTCCAAAATATTTGGATAAT gACTGCTATCCAGTTGTTTGCGGTGGACCCACTGAGACCGCTGAGCTGCTCAACCAGCGCTTTGACTACATCTTCTACACGGGCTCCACGCGCGTGGGCAAGATCATCCATGCGGCGGCCAACAAGCACTTGACCCCCACTACCTTGGAGCTGGGTGGCAAGAG TCCCTGTTACATTGACAAGTCTGTAGAGCTGCGCACAGCCGTCAAGCGTATCCTGTGGGGCAAGCTCATCAACTGCGGCCAGACCTGCATTGCTCCCGACTACATTCTCTGCTCCAAGGAAGTACAGGACAAGTTTATTGCCGAGGCCAAGGATGTGCTGAAGGAGTGGTATGGCGACAATATCCAAAGCAGTCCGGATCTCAGTCGCATAATCAATGCCAATAACTTTCA ACGGTTGCTTGGTTTGATGAAGTCGGGACGCGTTGCTGTAGGCGGCAAATACGATGCCAGTGAGCGTTTCATTGAGCCCACCATTCTGGTGGACGTTAAAGCCAATGATCCCATTATGGAGGAAGAAATCTTTGGCCCCATCTTGCCTATTTTCACCGTGGAGAGTGCCTACGATGCCATTAAGTTCATCAATGCCAG AGAGAAACCACTTGTTATTTACGTGTTCTCCAACTCGAATAAGCTAGTTAAAGAGTTCAGGACAAATACAACCAGCGGTGGATTCTGCagcaacgaaactataatgcACTGTGGAG TTGATGTTTTGCCCTTTGGAGGCGTGGGCATGAGCGGTATGGGCAGTTATCATGGCAAATATGGCTTCGATACCTTCACACACAAGAAATCTTGCCTGGGCAAGGATCTATCGGCCTTTGGCGAGAAGCTGGCATC GGCACGTTATCCTCCCTACTCGGACCGCAAGGGATCACTGCTCTCGTTCCTGCTGCGCAAGCGCCGTCCGCTGCCCAACCTGCACTTGAGTCACGTTTTGGCCCTGGGCTTGGGCGTTGGTCTGACGGTTCTGGCCAACTTCTACATGCAGGTAAGAAAG GGCAAGCTGTCGCGCTAG
- the Aldh-III gene encoding aldehyde dehydrogenase, dimeric NADP-preferring isoform X5, with product MKDKNAINPAPEASGGQVNANDGDRSATTVINIEPETESQDIGIFAASQQQQQPQQDLSESDRMANFDDTLQRARLAFSSGKTRNVNFRRKQLENLLRCYEEHENEIISALEADLRRPKQESLIVETEFMKNDIKHILFHLDEWIQADKPSKPFVNLMDDVQIYNDPFGVVLVIGAWNYPLQLLLVPVASAIAAGNCVVIKPSEIAANCAKFIADVIPKYLDNDCYPVVCGGPTETAELLNQRFDYIFYTGSTRVGKIIHAAANKHLTPTTLELGGKSPCYIDKSVELRTAVKRILWGKLINCGQTCIAPDYILCSKEVQDKFIAEAKDVLKEWYGDNIQSSPDLSRIINANNFQRLLGLMKSGRVAVGGKYDASERFIEPTILVDVKANDPIMEEEIFGPILPIFTVESAYDAIKFINAREKPLVIYVFSNSNKLVKEFRTNTTSGGFCSNETIMHCGVDVLPFGGVGMSGMGSYHGKYGFDTFTHKKSCLGKDLSAFGEKLASARYPPYSDRKGSLLSFLLRKRRPLPNLHLSHVLALGLGVGLTVLANFYMQGKLSR from the exons AACCAGAAACTGAAAGTCAAGACATTGGAATCTTCGCAGCatctcagcagcagcagcaaccacagcAAGATCTATCCGAATCCGACAGAATGGCCAATTTCGACGAT ACGTTGCAACGCGCCCGCCTAGCTTTTTCCAGTGGAAAGACCAGGAACGTCAACTTTCG ACGCAAGCAGCTGGAGAATCTTTTGCGTTGCTATGAGGAGCATGAGAATGAGATTATCAGCGCCTTGGAGGCGGATCTCCGGCGTCCCAAGCAGGAGAGTCTCATTGTGGAGACCGAGTTCATGAAGAACGACATCAAGCACATTCTTTTTCATCTAGATGAATGGATTCAGGCCGATAAG cCCTCCAAGCCGTTTGTGAACCTGATGGATGATGTACAAATCTACAATGATCCCTTTGGCGTGGTCTTGGTAATTGGTGCCTGGAACTATCCGCTGCAGTTGCTCCTGGTGCCGGTGGCCTCCGCCATAGCGGCCGGAAATTGTGTGGTGATCAAGCCCAGCGAGATTGCCGCCAACTGCGCCAAGTTCATTGCCGATGTCATTCCAAAATATTTGGATAAT gACTGCTATCCAGTTGTTTGCGGTGGACCCACTGAGACCGCTGAGCTGCTCAACCAGCGCTTTGACTACATCTTCTACACGGGCTCCACGCGCGTGGGCAAGATCATCCATGCGGCGGCCAACAAGCACTTGACCCCCACTACCTTGGAGCTGGGTGGCAAGAG TCCCTGTTACATTGACAAGTCTGTAGAGCTGCGCACAGCCGTCAAGCGTATCCTGTGGGGCAAGCTCATCAACTGCGGCCAGACCTGCATTGCTCCCGACTACATTCTCTGCTCCAAGGAAGTACAGGACAAGTTTATTGCCGAGGCCAAGGATGTGCTGAAGGAGTGGTATGGCGACAATATCCAAAGCAGTCCGGATCTCAGTCGCATAATCAATGCCAATAACTTTCA ACGGTTGCTTGGTTTGATGAAGTCGGGACGCGTTGCTGTAGGCGGCAAATACGATGCCAGTGAGCGTTTCATTGAGCCCACCATTCTGGTGGACGTTAAAGCCAATGATCCCATTATGGAGGAAGAAATCTTTGGCCCCATCTTGCCTATTTTCACCGTGGAGAGTGCCTACGATGCCATTAAGTTCATCAATGCCAG AGAGAAACCACTTGTTATTTACGTGTTCTCCAACTCGAATAAGCTAGTTAAAGAGTTCAGGACAAATACAACCAGCGGTGGATTCTGCagcaacgaaactataatgcACTGTGGAG TTGATGTTTTGCCCTTTGGAGGCGTGGGCATGAGCGGTATGGGCAGTTATCATGGCAAATATGGCTTCGATACCTTCACACACAAGAAATCTTGCCTGGGCAAGGATCTATCGGCCTTTGGCGAGAAGCTGGCATC GGCACGTTATCCTCCCTACTCGGACCGCAAGGGATCACTGCTCTCGTTCCTGCTGCGCAAGCGCCGTCCGCTGCCCAACCTGCACTTGAGTCACGTTTTGGCCCTGGGCTTGGGCGTTGGTCTGACGGTTCTGGCCAACTTCTACATGCAG GGCAAGCTGTCGCGCTAG
- the Aldh-III gene encoding aldehyde dehydrogenase, dimeric NADP-preferring isoform X3 — protein sequence MKDKNAINPAPEASGGQVNANDGDRSATTVINIEPETESQDIGIFAASQQQQQPQQDLSESDRMANFDDTLQRARLAFSSGKTRNVNFRRKQLENLLRCYEEHENEIISALEADLRRPKQESLIVETEFMKNDIKHILFHLDEWIQADKPSKPFVNLMDDVQIYNDPFGVVLVIGAWNYPLQLLLVPVASAIAAGNCVVIKPSEIAANCAKFIADVIPKYLDNDCYPVVCGGPTETAELLNQRFDYIFYTGSTRVGKIIHAAANKHLTPTTLELGGKSPCYIDKSVELRTAVKRILWGKLINCGQTCIAPDYILCSKEVQDKFIAEAKDVLKEWYGDNIQSSPDLSRIINANNFQRLLGLMKSGRVAVGGKYDASERFIEPTILVDVKANDPIMEEEIFGPILPIFTVESAYDAIKFINAREKPLVIYVFSNSNKLVKEFRTNTTSGGFCSNETIMHCGVDVLPFGGVGMSGMGSYHGKYGFDTFTHKKSCLGKDLSAFGEKLASARYPPYSDRKGSLLSFLLRKRRPLPNLHLSHVLALGLGVGLTVLANFYMQQSSTTD from the exons AACCAGAAACTGAAAGTCAAGACATTGGAATCTTCGCAGCatctcagcagcagcagcaaccacagcAAGATCTATCCGAATCCGACAGAATGGCCAATTTCGACGAT ACGTTGCAACGCGCCCGCCTAGCTTTTTCCAGTGGAAAGACCAGGAACGTCAACTTTCG ACGCAAGCAGCTGGAGAATCTTTTGCGTTGCTATGAGGAGCATGAGAATGAGATTATCAGCGCCTTGGAGGCGGATCTCCGGCGTCCCAAGCAGGAGAGTCTCATTGTGGAGACCGAGTTCATGAAGAACGACATCAAGCACATTCTTTTTCATCTAGATGAATGGATTCAGGCCGATAAG cCCTCCAAGCCGTTTGTGAACCTGATGGATGATGTACAAATCTACAATGATCCCTTTGGCGTGGTCTTGGTAATTGGTGCCTGGAACTATCCGCTGCAGTTGCTCCTGGTGCCGGTGGCCTCCGCCATAGCGGCCGGAAATTGTGTGGTGATCAAGCCCAGCGAGATTGCCGCCAACTGCGCCAAGTTCATTGCCGATGTCATTCCAAAATATTTGGATAAT gACTGCTATCCAGTTGTTTGCGGTGGACCCACTGAGACCGCTGAGCTGCTCAACCAGCGCTTTGACTACATCTTCTACACGGGCTCCACGCGCGTGGGCAAGATCATCCATGCGGCGGCCAACAAGCACTTGACCCCCACTACCTTGGAGCTGGGTGGCAAGAG TCCCTGTTACATTGACAAGTCTGTAGAGCTGCGCACAGCCGTCAAGCGTATCCTGTGGGGCAAGCTCATCAACTGCGGCCAGACCTGCATTGCTCCCGACTACATTCTCTGCTCCAAGGAAGTACAGGACAAGTTTATTGCCGAGGCCAAGGATGTGCTGAAGGAGTGGTATGGCGACAATATCCAAAGCAGTCCGGATCTCAGTCGCATAATCAATGCCAATAACTTTCA ACGGTTGCTTGGTTTGATGAAGTCGGGACGCGTTGCTGTAGGCGGCAAATACGATGCCAGTGAGCGTTTCATTGAGCCCACCATTCTGGTGGACGTTAAAGCCAATGATCCCATTATGGAGGAAGAAATCTTTGGCCCCATCTTGCCTATTTTCACCGTGGAGAGTGCCTACGATGCCATTAAGTTCATCAATGCCAG AGAGAAACCACTTGTTATTTACGTGTTCTCCAACTCGAATAAGCTAGTTAAAGAGTTCAGGACAAATACAACCAGCGGTGGATTCTGCagcaacgaaactataatgcACTGTGGAG TTGATGTTTTGCCCTTTGGAGGCGTGGGCATGAGCGGTATGGGCAGTTATCATGGCAAATATGGCTTCGATACCTTCACACACAAGAAATCTTGCCTGGGCAAGGATCTATCGGCCTTTGGCGAGAAGCTGGCATC GGCACGTTATCCTCCCTACTCGGACCGCAAGGGATCACTGCTCTCGTTCCTGCTGCGCAAGCGCCGTCCGCTGCCCAACCTGCACTTGAGTCACGTTTTGGCCCTGGGCTTGGGCGTTGGTCTGACGGTTCTGGCCAACTTCTACATGCAG CAAAGCTCAACAACTGAttag
- the Aldh-III gene encoding aldehyde dehydrogenase, dimeric NADP-preferring isoform X4: MANFDDTLQRARLAFSSGKTRNVNFRRKQLENLLRCYEEHENEIISALEADLRRPKQESLIVETEFMKNDIKHILFHLDEWIQADKPSKPFVNLMDDVQIYNDPFGVVLVIGAWNYPLQLLLVPVASAIAAGNCVVIKPSEIAANCAKFIADVIPKYLDNDCYPVVCGGPTETAELLNQRFDYIFYTGSTRVGKIIHAAANKHLTPTTLELGGKSPCYIDKSVELRTAVKRILWGKLINCGQTCIAPDYILCSKEVQDKFIAEAKDVLKEWYGDNIQSSPDLSRIINANNFQRLLGLMKSGRVAVGGKYDASERFIEPTILVDVKANDPIMEEEIFGPILPIFTVESAYDAIKFINAREKPLVIYVFSNSNKLVKEFRTNTTSGGFCSNETIMHCGVDVLPFGGVGMSGMGSYHGKYGFDTFTHKKSCLGKDLSAFGEKLASARYPPYSDRKGSLLSFLLRKRRPLPNLHLSHVLALGLGVGLTVLANFYMQVRKGKLSR; the protein is encoded by the exons ATGGCCAATTTCGACGAT ACGTTGCAACGCGCCCGCCTAGCTTTTTCCAGTGGAAAGACCAGGAACGTCAACTTTCG ACGCAAGCAGCTGGAGAATCTTTTGCGTTGCTATGAGGAGCATGAGAATGAGATTATCAGCGCCTTGGAGGCGGATCTCCGGCGTCCCAAGCAGGAGAGTCTCATTGTGGAGACCGAGTTCATGAAGAACGACATCAAGCACATTCTTTTTCATCTAGATGAATGGATTCAGGCCGATAAG cCCTCCAAGCCGTTTGTGAACCTGATGGATGATGTACAAATCTACAATGATCCCTTTGGCGTGGTCTTGGTAATTGGTGCCTGGAACTATCCGCTGCAGTTGCTCCTGGTGCCGGTGGCCTCCGCCATAGCGGCCGGAAATTGTGTGGTGATCAAGCCCAGCGAGATTGCCGCCAACTGCGCCAAGTTCATTGCCGATGTCATTCCAAAATATTTGGATAAT gACTGCTATCCAGTTGTTTGCGGTGGACCCACTGAGACCGCTGAGCTGCTCAACCAGCGCTTTGACTACATCTTCTACACGGGCTCCACGCGCGTGGGCAAGATCATCCATGCGGCGGCCAACAAGCACTTGACCCCCACTACCTTGGAGCTGGGTGGCAAGAG TCCCTGTTACATTGACAAGTCTGTAGAGCTGCGCACAGCCGTCAAGCGTATCCTGTGGGGCAAGCTCATCAACTGCGGCCAGACCTGCATTGCTCCCGACTACATTCTCTGCTCCAAGGAAGTACAGGACAAGTTTATTGCCGAGGCCAAGGATGTGCTGAAGGAGTGGTATGGCGACAATATCCAAAGCAGTCCGGATCTCAGTCGCATAATCAATGCCAATAACTTTCA ACGGTTGCTTGGTTTGATGAAGTCGGGACGCGTTGCTGTAGGCGGCAAATACGATGCCAGTGAGCGTTTCATTGAGCCCACCATTCTGGTGGACGTTAAAGCCAATGATCCCATTATGGAGGAAGAAATCTTTGGCCCCATCTTGCCTATTTTCACCGTGGAGAGTGCCTACGATGCCATTAAGTTCATCAATGCCAG AGAGAAACCACTTGTTATTTACGTGTTCTCCAACTCGAATAAGCTAGTTAAAGAGTTCAGGACAAATACAACCAGCGGTGGATTCTGCagcaacgaaactataatgcACTGTGGAG TTGATGTTTTGCCCTTTGGAGGCGTGGGCATGAGCGGTATGGGCAGTTATCATGGCAAATATGGCTTCGATACCTTCACACACAAGAAATCTTGCCTGGGCAAGGATCTATCGGCCTTTGGCGAGAAGCTGGCATC GGCACGTTATCCTCCCTACTCGGACCGCAAGGGATCACTGCTCTCGTTCCTGCTGCGCAAGCGCCGTCCGCTGCCCAACCTGCACTTGAGTCACGTTTTGGCCCTGGGCTTGGGCGTTGGTCTGACGGTTCTGGCCAACTTCTACATGCAGGTAAGAAAG GGCAAGCTGTCGCGCTAG
- the p47 gene encoding NSFL1 cofactor p47, whose translation MASHGDLIAQFIEITGTDENVARFYLTSCDWDIEQALGNYWSTQADLPLPTQTVGHADNPAPKPTSSTAAPAAAGAKAAPKSTSTAASGSSDVAPSGPKAKPKFATLSDMSKEPSSDEEQQAFYAGGSDRSGQQVLGPPKRKNFREQLTDMMRSAQEQNIAEVGPSTSSAGSSSGGNVWGQGMRLGMTDNDHTAVGTSKPAQGGENKPVVVLKLWSQGFSIDGGELRHYDDPQNKEFLETVMRGEIPQELLEMGRMVNVDVEDHRHEDFKRQAAPLTFKGSGQKLGSPVANVVTESPTVPAATLSADDAANQEASARDAINLNSEAPSTTLQIRLADGSRLAAQFNMSHTVSDIRRFIRTARPQYSTSNFVLVSSFPTRELSDDNSTIEKAGLKNAALMQRLK comes from the exons ATGGCCTCACACGGCGATTTGATTGCACAATTCATAGAAATCACTGGAACGGATGAGAACGTGGCACGTTTCTACCTGACCAGCTGCGACTGGGACATAGAG CAAGCTTTGGGCAACTACTGGAGCACCCAGGCGGACTTGCCGCTGCCAACACAAACCGTGGGACATGCTGACAATCCAGCCCCAAAACCCACTTCAAGCACAGCAGCGCCGGCAGCAGCTGGGGCAAAGGCGGCTCCCAAGAGCACTAGTACCGCCGCTTCAGGTTCATCTGATGTAGCACCTTCCGGACCAAAGGCCAAGCCAAA ATTCGCCACACTCAGCGACATGTCCAAGGAGCCTTCGAGCGACGAAGAACAGCAAGCCTTCTATGCCGGCGGCTCGGATCGTTCTGGTCAACAGGTTTTGGGACCGCCCAAGCGCAAGAATTTCCGCGAACAGCTCACCGACATGATGCGCTCAGCCCAAGAGCAGAATATCGCCGAGGTGGGTCCATCCACCAGCAgtgccggcagcagcagtggcggcAACGTTTGGGGCCAGGGCATGCGTCTGGGCATGACTGACAATGATCACACCGCTGTGGGCACCAGCAAGCCTGCACAGGGTGGCGAGAACAAGCCTGTGGTGGTGCTGAAGCTCTGGAGCCAGGGCTTCTCTATTGATGGCGGCGAGCTGCGTCACTATGACGATCCCCAGAACAAAGAATTCCTAGAGACTGTCATGCGCGG ggAAATCCCACAGGAGCTGCTGGAGATGGGCCGCATGGTCAATGTAGATGTGGAGGACCATCGCCATGAGGACTTTAAGCGCCAGGCTGCGCCACTAACCTTCAAGGGATCGGGCCAGAAGCTGGGCAGCCCAGTGGCCAATGTGGTCACTGAATCGCCAACAGtaccagcagcaacattgtCTGCCGATGATGCCGCCAATCAGGAGGCCAGTGCCCGTGATGCAATCAACTTGAATTCCGAAGCGCCGTCCACAACGCTGCAGATACGTCTGGCCGATGGCTCGCGTCTGGCTGCGCAGTTTAATATGTCGCACACGGTCTCTGACATTCGTCGCTTTATCCGCAC TGCACGCCCTCAGTACTCGACCAGTAACTTTGTCTTGGTGTCCTCGTTTCCCACTCGTGAGCTGAGCGATGATAACTCCACCATCGAGAAGGCTGGCCTCAAGAACGCCGCCCTTATGCAGCGCCTCAAGTAA